The Bacteroidales bacterium nucleotide sequence CAAATCATCAATAATTATTGTTACAATAGTATCATTAGCAGCTATTACGTAATTTTTGAAGGTAAAACCTTGTTTTAAAAACTTTTCGCTTGTGTTAAAAACACCAATTCTAATATTCCCCTCAAGGACTTCAATATTTTGAATTTCGATAGTCAATTGAGGATTTTCGGTGGTAACAAAACCTGTTAAAATCGAAAGACACAAGAGCAGGATGTACATGGTTCTAATTTTTAATTATTTCTTTATTACTACTTTCAAAAGATGCGTTTACACAGCCGGCTTGAAAGAGGTGTGTGTACCTTTTGCAAACTTAGCCGAAAGATGAGCCCTTGATCCTTCCCCAAGCTCATGCCCACCGCCGGAGTGCCGTGGTAAGATTCAAAAGCCCATGCGATCAGAGGATTCATCATTTGCTGCGTAAATTTGATTGCACGACAAATGTAGTAGATATTTCATTTGGAATGCTTCTGAATTTTGATATGTTGCGCTCTTATTCAAAAAAATAAGGGCTGGCATCCCTTGCGCAGGAATCCTTGAACCGCAGTAGCTCGTGCTTTTGTAGTTCTATTCAGCTTTTAGCTCAATCGACAATCCGAGGGCATTCGCGACCAGGGCGAAGTTCGATAAACGAATATCTTCCCCGTTTTCGATCCGTGAGATATAGGGTCGTTTTTTCCCAATTTTTTCAGCCAAATTTTCCTGACTCATTTGCAATTCTTTTCTGCGATTCTTTATAATCTCGCCAAAATAATAGGAAAAAGCCTCTTCCCGGAATTTCTCACGTTCTGCTGACCCCTCTTTCCCATAGCGATTGGCAATCAGTTCTTTTGCATTTATTGTTTTTCCCATGATGATTATTCTTTTAGGTATTCTTCTAATATTTTCTCAGCTTGCTTTATAGCTTTTTTGTAATCGTTGGTTGATTTTTTCTTAAATCCACAGAGGCACACAGCTTTAGTACACTCAGCAAAATTCAAATGATCAATTGCAAAAATTACTATTCGATATTCATTGCCTGCTTTAATCCGTAATTCATAAAATTGGGTCGATTGTAGCTTTTTCAGAAAGTTGGCATTTATGACTTTAATCTCTCCAATAACTTCAATGAGTTGGAAGATTTTCAGCGAAAATCTTTGGTCTTGATTGTCTATAAATTCCAGACATTCTTCTGTAATATCGATTTCTCTCATATTAGAGGGTGTAACGAATTAGTTTCAATTTAATTTCGTTTAGAAAATATTTCATTTGGAATGCTTCTGAATTTTTAAAGCATGGCGCAGGGCGCAAGGCGCAGGAGAAAGGGTTCGCAACCCCACAGGGGATGCAACGCTTAAGTGTTCCTAAAGATAATTCCAGAAGGCTGAAAAAAAACATGGCGCGTGGCGCATGATGCAGATGCAATAAATCCAGGGTCGCCATCCCTTTCAGGGCTGGCATCCCTTGCTCCGCTGATTGTTGGCTATGGCCTGAG carries:
- a CDS encoding type II toxin-antitoxin system RelE/ParE family toxin, which gives rise to MREIDITEECLEFIDNQDQRFSLKIFQLIEVIGEIKVINANFLKKLQSTQFYELRIKAGNEYRIVIFAIDHLNFAECTKAVCLCGFKKKSTNDYKKAIKQAEKILEEYLKE
- a CDS encoding DUF2141 domain-containing protein; amino-acid sequence: MYILLLCLSILTGFVTTENPQLTIEIQNIEVLEGNIRIGVFNTSEKFLKQGFTFKNYVIAANDTIVTIIIDDLPEGEYAFLLYHDKNSDGKLNQNLLGIPKEPFAFSNNVKPKFAKPTFEESKFLLAKDKKLQVNLGYFK
- a CDS encoding helix-turn-helix transcriptional regulator encodes the protein MGKTINAKELIANRYGKEGSAEREKFREEAFSYYFGEIIKNRRKELQMSQENLAEKIGKKRPYISRIENGEDIRLSNFALVANALGLSIELKAE